From a region of the Cucumis sativus cultivar 9930 chromosome 6, Cucumber_9930_V3, whole genome shotgun sequence genome:
- the LOC101212842 gene encoding 2-succinylbenzoate--CoA ligase, chloroplastic/peroxisomal isoform X3, giving the protein MTNYSLPHICQCLTRIATAPRPSPLTLAANRPQTGQQFVNSVFALARGLLDLGLLPGDVVVISAFNSDWYLEWLLAVAFVGAIAAPLNYRWSFEEALSAMVAVQPVMLVIDEGGCQWYSKLQNNHIPSLRWHVFIGSHLPGYDKTRGALTSEELKKHYVINMPPNFLHAPEGVALICFTSGTTGRPKGVAITHSALIVQTLAKVAIVGYSEDDVYLHTAPLCHIGGLSSAIAMLMLGARHILIPKFEVKSAVEAIDLYGVTSLITVPAMMADLVSLIRERDNGKTRESVKKILNGGGGLPLELIKDAVGIFPRAKLVSAYGMTETCSSLTFLMLCDPMGETSVPHFQSYEHSKCRSVYQPEGVCVGKPAPHIEIKISLDGSSNVGRILTRGPHLMLRYYDKISARPSNDANDVWFDTGDIGSIDDNGNLWLVGRSNGRIKSGGENIYPEEIFKGREALINWTREVGKRKGLVIVIKTSDAGVNGRRPRISFGCERSGRYRRMSKLEVLGDKGARKLTGTKKCGCPFLLKGQKLTTDDDWMVKVVCGIHNHVANKNMEGHTFAGRLSQEENEILMNLSNSSVRPKDILSTLKSRDAQNASTMKTIYNARHRQKRVEKKQKPDMQELFGGENSIATSGS; this is encoded by the exons ATGACCAATTACTCTCTCCCTCACATCTGCCAGTGCCTCACCCGCATAGCCACCGCACCTCGACCTTCCCCACTCACCCTCGCCGCCAACAGACCTCAGACCGGCCAGCAGTTCGTCAACAGCGTCTTCGCGCTCGCCCGAGGCCTGCTTGATCTCGGTCTCCTTCCGGGAGATGTTGTTGTCATTTCTGCTTTCAACAg TGATTGGTACTTGGAGTGGTTGCTTGCGGTTGCATTTGTTGGCGCCATTGCTGCTCCTCTGAATTACAGATGG AGCTTCGAAGAGGCACTATCTGCAATGGTAGCCGTGCAGCCAGTGATGTTGGTTATCGATGAGGGCGGCTGTCAATGGTATTCAAAGCTTCAAAACAATCACATACCTTCCTTGAGATGGCATGTCTTCATTGGTTCCCATCTACCGGGTTATGACAAGACAAGGGGAG CATTGACCTCTGAAGAACTGAAGAAGCATTATGTAATAAACATGCCTCCAAATTTCCTCCATGCACCTGAAGGTGTAGCTCTAATATGCTTTACTTCAG GAACAACTGGAAGGCCAAAGGGTGTCGCTATCACACACTCGGCTCTGATTGTACAGACCCTTGCAAAAGTTGCTATTGTTGGTTATAGTGAGGATGAT GTTTATTTACATACTGCTCCTTTGTGTCACATCGGTGGTTTGTCATCAGCCATTGCCATGCTAATGCTTGGAGCTCGCCATATATTAATTCCTAAGTTTGAGGTTAAGTCTGCTGTTGAAGCAATAGATCTATATGGTGTGACTTCTTTAATCACTGTCCCAGCGATGATGGCtgatttagtttctttaaTCAG GGAAAGAGATAATGGCAAAACAAGAGAAAGTGTGAAGAAGATATTAAATGGAGGTGGGGGGCTACCATTAGAGCTAATCAAAGATGCCGTGGGCATTTTTCCTAGAGCTAAGCTTGTGTCAGCTTACG GGATGACTGAGACATGCTCATCATTGACCTTCCTGATGCTTTGCGATCCAATGGGAGAAACTTCTGTTCCACACTTCCAGAGTTATGAGCATTCAAAATGTCGTTCAGTATATCAACCAGAGGGTGTTTGTGTTGGCAAGCCTGCCCCTCACATAGAAATAAAGATTTCTTTGGATGGTTCTTCTAATGTTGGGAGAATTTTAACAAGAGGACCACATTTAATGCTTAGGTACTATGATAAAATTTCTGCAAGGCCATCAAATGATGCCAATGACGTTTGGTTTGACACAGGCGATATTGGCTCAATAGATGATAATGGTAATCTGTGGCTTGTTGGACGATCAAATGGCAGAATAAAAAGTGGTGGAGAGAACATTTACCCCGAGGAG ATATTCAAAGGTCGAGAAGCTCTAATTAATTGGACACGAGAGGTTGGAAAGAGAAAGGGATTGGTTATAGTCATAAAGACATCTGATGCAGGCGTGAATGGTAGGAGGCCTAGAATTTCTTTTGGGTGTGAGAGAAGTGGGAGATATAGAAGGATGTCAAAATTGGAAGTTTTAGGAGACAAAGGAGCACGCAAGCTTACTGGAACCAAAAAATGTGGATGCCCCTTTTTATTGAAAGGACAAAAGTTGACCACTGATGATGATTGGATGGTAAAAGTAGTCTGTGGAATACATAATCACGTTGCAAATAAAAACATGGAAGGACATACATTTGCAGGGAGGTTATCGCAAGAAGAGAATGAGATTTTGATGAACTT
- the LOC101212842 gene encoding 2-succinylbenzoate--CoA ligase, chloroplastic/peroxisomal isoform X1, with protein MTNYSLPHICQCLTRIATAPRPSPLTLAANRPQTGQQFVNSVFALARGLLDLGLLPGDVVVISAFNSDWYLEWLLAVAFVGAIAAPLNYRWSFEEALSAMVAVQPVMLVIDEGGCQWYSKLQNNHIPSLRWHVFIGSHLPGYDKTRGALTSEELKKHYVINMPPNFLHAPEGVALICFTSGTTGRPKGVAITHSALIVQTLAKVAIVGYSEDDVYLHTAPLCHIGGLSSAIAMLMLGARHILIPKFEVKSAVEAIDLYGVTSLITVPAMMADLVSLIRERDNGKTRESVKKILNGGGGLPLELIKDAVGIFPRAKLVSAYGMTETCSSLTFLMLCDPMGETSVPHFQSYEHSKCRSVYQPEGVCVGKPAPHIEIKISLDGSSNVGRILTRGPHLMLRYYDKISARPSNDANDVWFDTGDIGSIDDNGNLWLVGRSNGRIKSGGENIYPEEGNSSTSYTNIDSSCEVDYTNEFTTNEIFKGREALINWTREVGKRKGLVIVIKTSDAGVNGRRPRISFGCERSGRYRRMSKLEVLGDKGARKLTGTKKCGCPFLLKGQKLTTDDDWMVKVVCGIHNHVANKNMEGHTFAGRLSQEENEILMNLSNSSVRPKDILSTLKSRDAQNASTMKTIYNARHRQKRVEKKQKPDMQELFGGENSIATSGS; from the exons ATGACCAATTACTCTCTCCCTCACATCTGCCAGTGCCTCACCCGCATAGCCACCGCACCTCGACCTTCCCCACTCACCCTCGCCGCCAACAGACCTCAGACCGGCCAGCAGTTCGTCAACAGCGTCTTCGCGCTCGCCCGAGGCCTGCTTGATCTCGGTCTCCTTCCGGGAGATGTTGTTGTCATTTCTGCTTTCAACAg TGATTGGTACTTGGAGTGGTTGCTTGCGGTTGCATTTGTTGGCGCCATTGCTGCTCCTCTGAATTACAGATGG AGCTTCGAAGAGGCACTATCTGCAATGGTAGCCGTGCAGCCAGTGATGTTGGTTATCGATGAGGGCGGCTGTCAATGGTATTCAAAGCTTCAAAACAATCACATACCTTCCTTGAGATGGCATGTCTTCATTGGTTCCCATCTACCGGGTTATGACAAGACAAGGGGAG CATTGACCTCTGAAGAACTGAAGAAGCATTATGTAATAAACATGCCTCCAAATTTCCTCCATGCACCTGAAGGTGTAGCTCTAATATGCTTTACTTCAG GAACAACTGGAAGGCCAAAGGGTGTCGCTATCACACACTCGGCTCTGATTGTACAGACCCTTGCAAAAGTTGCTATTGTTGGTTATAGTGAGGATGAT GTTTATTTACATACTGCTCCTTTGTGTCACATCGGTGGTTTGTCATCAGCCATTGCCATGCTAATGCTTGGAGCTCGCCATATATTAATTCCTAAGTTTGAGGTTAAGTCTGCTGTTGAAGCAATAGATCTATATGGTGTGACTTCTTTAATCACTGTCCCAGCGATGATGGCtgatttagtttctttaaTCAG GGAAAGAGATAATGGCAAAACAAGAGAAAGTGTGAAGAAGATATTAAATGGAGGTGGGGGGCTACCATTAGAGCTAATCAAAGATGCCGTGGGCATTTTTCCTAGAGCTAAGCTTGTGTCAGCTTACG GGATGACTGAGACATGCTCATCATTGACCTTCCTGATGCTTTGCGATCCAATGGGAGAAACTTCTGTTCCACACTTCCAGAGTTATGAGCATTCAAAATGTCGTTCAGTATATCAACCAGAGGGTGTTTGTGTTGGCAAGCCTGCCCCTCACATAGAAATAAAGATTTCTTTGGATGGTTCTTCTAATGTTGGGAGAATTTTAACAAGAGGACCACATTTAATGCTTAGGTACTATGATAAAATTTCTGCAAGGCCATCAAATGATGCCAATGACGTTTGGTTTGACACAGGCGATATTGGCTCAATAGATGATAATGGTAATCTGTGGCTTGTTGGACGATCAAATGGCAGAATAAAAAGTGGTGGAGAGAACATTTACCCCGAGGAG GGGAATTCTTCTACTAGTTACACTAATATTGATTCATCTTGTGAAGTAGATTACACAAATGAGTTTACCACAAATGAG ATATTCAAAGGTCGAGAAGCTCTAATTAATTGGACACGAGAGGTTGGAAAGAGAAAGGGATTGGTTATAGTCATAAAGACATCTGATGCAGGCGTGAATGGTAGGAGGCCTAGAATTTCTTTTGGGTGTGAGAGAAGTGGGAGATATAGAAGGATGTCAAAATTGGAAGTTTTAGGAGACAAAGGAGCACGCAAGCTTACTGGAACCAAAAAATGTGGATGCCCCTTTTTATTGAAAGGACAAAAGTTGACCACTGATGATGATTGGATGGTAAAAGTAGTCTGTGGAATACATAATCACGTTGCAAATAAAAACATGGAAGGACATACATTTGCAGGGAGGTTATCGCAAGAAGAGAATGAGATTTTGATGAACTT
- the LOC101212842 gene encoding 2-succinylbenzoate--CoA ligase, chloroplastic/peroxisomal isoform X2 yields the protein MTNYSLPHICQCLTRIATAPRPSPLTLAANRPQTGQQFVNSVFALARGLLDLGLLPGDVVVISAFNSDWYLEWLLAVAFVGAIAAPLNYRWSFEEALSAMVAVQPVMLVIDEGGCQWYSKLQNNHIPSLRWHVFIGSHLPGYDKTRGALTSEELKKHYVINMPPNFLHAPEGVALICFTSGTTGRPKGVAITHSALIVQTLAKVAIVGYSEDDVYLHTAPLCHIGGLSSAIAMLMLGARHILIPKFEVKSAVEAIDLYGVTSLITVPAMMADLVSLIRERDNGKTRESVKKILNGGGGLPLELIKDAVGIFPRAKLVSAYGMTETCSSLTFLMLCDPMGETSVPHFQSYEHSKCRSVYQPEGVCVGKPAPHIEIKISLDGSSNVGRILTRGPHLMLRYYDKISARPSNDANDVWFDTGDIGSIDDNGNLWLVGRSNGRIKSGGENIYPEEGNSSTSYTNIDSSCEVDYTNEFTTNEIFKGREALINWTREVGKRKGLVIVIKTSDAGVNGRRPRISFGCERSGRYRRMSKLEVLGDKGARKLTGTKKCGCPFLLKGQKLTTDDDWMVKVVCGIHNHVANKNMEGHTFAGRLSQEENEILMNLSNSSVRPKDILSTLKSRDAQNASTMKTIYNARHRQKRVEKKQKPDMQELFGELAT from the exons ATGACCAATTACTCTCTCCCTCACATCTGCCAGTGCCTCACCCGCATAGCCACCGCACCTCGACCTTCCCCACTCACCCTCGCCGCCAACAGACCTCAGACCGGCCAGCAGTTCGTCAACAGCGTCTTCGCGCTCGCCCGAGGCCTGCTTGATCTCGGTCTCCTTCCGGGAGATGTTGTTGTCATTTCTGCTTTCAACAg TGATTGGTACTTGGAGTGGTTGCTTGCGGTTGCATTTGTTGGCGCCATTGCTGCTCCTCTGAATTACAGATGG AGCTTCGAAGAGGCACTATCTGCAATGGTAGCCGTGCAGCCAGTGATGTTGGTTATCGATGAGGGCGGCTGTCAATGGTATTCAAAGCTTCAAAACAATCACATACCTTCCTTGAGATGGCATGTCTTCATTGGTTCCCATCTACCGGGTTATGACAAGACAAGGGGAG CATTGACCTCTGAAGAACTGAAGAAGCATTATGTAATAAACATGCCTCCAAATTTCCTCCATGCACCTGAAGGTGTAGCTCTAATATGCTTTACTTCAG GAACAACTGGAAGGCCAAAGGGTGTCGCTATCACACACTCGGCTCTGATTGTACAGACCCTTGCAAAAGTTGCTATTGTTGGTTATAGTGAGGATGAT GTTTATTTACATACTGCTCCTTTGTGTCACATCGGTGGTTTGTCATCAGCCATTGCCATGCTAATGCTTGGAGCTCGCCATATATTAATTCCTAAGTTTGAGGTTAAGTCTGCTGTTGAAGCAATAGATCTATATGGTGTGACTTCTTTAATCACTGTCCCAGCGATGATGGCtgatttagtttctttaaTCAG GGAAAGAGATAATGGCAAAACAAGAGAAAGTGTGAAGAAGATATTAAATGGAGGTGGGGGGCTACCATTAGAGCTAATCAAAGATGCCGTGGGCATTTTTCCTAGAGCTAAGCTTGTGTCAGCTTACG GGATGACTGAGACATGCTCATCATTGACCTTCCTGATGCTTTGCGATCCAATGGGAGAAACTTCTGTTCCACACTTCCAGAGTTATGAGCATTCAAAATGTCGTTCAGTATATCAACCAGAGGGTGTTTGTGTTGGCAAGCCTGCCCCTCACATAGAAATAAAGATTTCTTTGGATGGTTCTTCTAATGTTGGGAGAATTTTAACAAGAGGACCACATTTAATGCTTAGGTACTATGATAAAATTTCTGCAAGGCCATCAAATGATGCCAATGACGTTTGGTTTGACACAGGCGATATTGGCTCAATAGATGATAATGGTAATCTGTGGCTTGTTGGACGATCAAATGGCAGAATAAAAAGTGGTGGAGAGAACATTTACCCCGAGGAG GGGAATTCTTCTACTAGTTACACTAATATTGATTCATCTTGTGAAGTAGATTACACAAATGAGTTTACCACAAATGAG ATATTCAAAGGTCGAGAAGCTCTAATTAATTGGACACGAGAGGTTGGAAAGAGAAAGGGATTGGTTATAGTCATAAAGACATCTGATGCAGGCGTGAATGGTAGGAGGCCTAGAATTTCTTTTGGGTGTGAGAGAAGTGGGAGATATAGAAGGATGTCAAAATTGGAAGTTTTAGGAGACAAAGGAGCACGCAAGCTTACTGGAACCAAAAAATGTGGATGCCCCTTTTTATTGAAAGGACAAAAGTTGACCACTGATGATGATTGGATGGTAAAAGTAGTCTGTGGAATACATAATCACGTTGCAAATAAAAACATGGAAGGACATACATTTGCAGGGAGGTTATCGCAAGAAGAGAATGAGATTTTGATGAACTT